A genomic segment from Takifugu rubripes chromosome 20, fTakRub1.2, whole genome shotgun sequence encodes:
- the ndnf gene encoding protein NDNF, with protein sequence MRHPKGWSVALLVLLGLGALAQKLPTRDEELFQMQIRDKSLFHDSSVIPDGAEISGYLFRDTPKRYYFVVEEDNTPLSVTVTPCDAPLEWKLTLQELPEEASGEGSGEPEPLDQQKQQVTVDEGTELFAYKGNDVESYVAASTPSGLYQLELLSTEKDSNFKVYATTTPESDQPYPELPYDPRVDVTALGRTTVTLAWKPTPTGSLMGQPVQYCVVINKEHNFKSMCAAEAKISADDAFVLAPKPGRDFSPFDFAHFGFVPSEIGFGKDRGLTSNKISRAYATKPKPADIQKLCIGNKNIFTVSGLKPDTQYYFDVFAVNSATNTSTAYVGTFARTKEEARQKTVELKDGKVSEVYIKRKGSKFLRFAPVSSHQRVTLFVHTCLDAVQVQVRRDGKLLLSQNAEGIRQFQLRGKPKAKYLIRLRGSRKGASTLKILATTKPSSKQPFPSLPEDMRIKAFDKLRTCSSATVAWLGTQDRNKYCIYRKEVADNYGEEQRRREQNQCAGPETRRKSEKVLCKYFHSPNLQKAVTTETVTGLEPGKTYLLDVYVVGHSGHSVKYQSKLVKTRKYC encoded by the exons ATGAGGCACCCTAAAGGTTGGAGCGTGgcgctgctggtgctgctgggactTGGAGCTTTGGCCCAGAAGCTGCCCACAAGGGATGAGGAGCTTTTCCAGATGCAGATTCGCGACAAGTCGCTTTTTCACGACTCCTCCGTCATCCCAGATGGAGCCGAGATCAGCGGCTACCTGTTCAGGGACACACCAAAAAG GTACTACTTTGTGGTGGAGGAAGACAACACCCCCCTGTCCGTGACGGTGACACCTTGTGACGCTCCTCTGGAGTGGAAGCTCACCCTGCAGGAGTTGCCTGAGGAGGCCAGCGGCGAGGGCTCAG GGGAGCCAGAACCTCTGgaccagcagaaacagcaggtaACAGTGGACGAGGGGACTGAGCTCTTCGCCTACAAGGGCAACGATGTGGAGTCCTATGTGGCCGCCAGCACGCCCTCCGGCCTCTaccagctggagcttctctcCACAGAGAAAGACAGCAACTTCAAGGTGTACGCTACCACGACTCCCGAATCTGATCAGCCTTACCCGGAGCTTCCCTACGACCCCCGCGTCGATGTGACGGCACTGGGTCGCACTACGGTCACACTGGCCTGGAAGCCGACACCAACAGGCTCTTTGATGGGTCAGCCTGTGCAGTACTGTGTTGTCATCAACAAAGAGCACAATTTCAAGAGCATGTGTGCAGCCGAAGCTAAAATCAGCGCCGACGATGCCTTTGTGCTGGCTCCCAAACCTGGTCGAGACTTCAGTCCCTTTGACTTTGCACACTTTGGCTTTGTCCCTTCTGAAATTGGCTTTGGTAAAGACCGAGGCCTAACGAGCAACAAGATCTCGCGGGCCTACGCCACCAAGCCCAAACCAGCGGACATTCAGAAGCTGTGCATcggcaataaaaacattttcaccGTATCGGGTCTGAAGCCAGACACTCAGTACTACTTTGATGTCTTTGCTGTAAATTCTGCAACCAACACGAGCACGGCGTACGTGGGCACGTTTGCCCGCACAAAAGAGGAGGCTCGTCAGAAGACGGTGGAGCTCAAGGATGGCAAAGTGTCGGAAGTGTACATCAAGAGAAAGGGCAGCAAGTTCCTCCGCTTTGCTCCTGTGTCCTCCCACCAGAGGGTCACTCTTTTTGTCCACACGTGTCTGGACgctgtgcaggtgcaggtgaggCGTGACGGCAAGTTGCTGCTCTCCCAGAATGCAGAGGGGATACGGCAGTTCCAGTTGAGGGGGAAGCCCAAAGCCAAGTACCTGATCCGTCTGCGAGGCAGCAGGAAAGGAGCCTCCACTCTGAAAATCCTGGCCACCACAAAACCCAGCAGCAAGCAGCCCTTCCCCTCACTTCCAGAGGACATGCGCATCAAGGCCTTCGACAAGCTGCGCACCTGCTCCTCCGCCACCGTGGCCTGGCTGGGCACGCAGGACCGCAACAAATACTGCATTTACCGCAAAGAGGTGGCCGACAATTACGGAGAGGAGCAGCGACGCCGGGAGCAGAACCAGTGCGCCGGGCCAGAGACCCGTAGGAAGTCAGAAAAGGTGTTGTGCAAGTATTTCCACAGCCCGAACCTGCAGAAAGCTGTGACTACAGAGACCGTCACAGGGCTGGAGCCAGGAAAGACCTACCTGCTGGATGTTTACGTGGTGGGACACAGTGGCCACTCAGTGAAATACCAGAGCAAACTGGTGAAAACAAGGAAGTACTGCTAA